The Aedes aegypti strain LVP_AGWG chromosome 3, AaegL5.0 Primary Assembly, whole genome shotgun sequence genome contains a region encoding:
- the LOC5572516 gene encoding G kinase-anchoring protein 1-A: MVSIVPSRFAGLRIEDDDDDYVKPKQKQKNTLTQKTTSGNNQKQTGNQGQQSNQKKPKPKKPKKSVNEAAQSEQWNKWQEKDTEIVDNHYEKDLEQALLLSKLDFEANKTKYAKNEREAKQSSKSKKSRPLSLQQFQTKVDKDTVEKEVQKQRKDEEIEYNRKFTFFEQIDRETKQIIQKEQFKALVANREYSAESSPSEETDKTEPVPQEATELDLLKAENYALKAELETLRSKYKKIYSVLKSGEMKDKTELLIEIEKLKKTREDMTAEMTALYAQLEQEKSKVSSTGHEKGKEKSSGRKSVRFDASSEVHNGKGE, from the exons ATGGTGTCGATTGTTCCTTCACGTTTTGCCGGTTTGCGAATagaagacgatgacgacgatTACGTGAAAccgaagcaaaagcaaaaaaaCACGCTAACTCAGAAGACTACCAGCGGTAACAATCAGAAGCAGACCGGCAATCAAGGACAGCAGAGCAATCAAAAGAAACCTAAACCG aaaaagcCTAAAAAATCTGTAAACGAAGCTGCACAATCGGAACAATGGAACAAATGGCAAGAGAAGGACACCGAAATAGTCGACAATCATTATGAGAAGGATTTGGAACAAGCTCTGCTTCTGTCCAAGCTAGATTTCGAGGCCAACAAAACGAAATATGCAAAGAATGAACGCGAAGCGAAACAATCTTCCAAGTCAAAGAAATCTCGTCCTTTATCGTTGCAACAGTTTCAGACAAAGGTGGACAAAGATACAGTTGAAAAAGAAGTTCAGAAGCAGCGAAAGGATGAAGAAATTGAATACAATCGAAAGTTTACTTTCTTCGAGCAGATCGATCGTGAAACAaagcaaatcattcaaaaagAACAATTCAAAGCACTCGTTGCCAATCGAGAGTACAGCGCTGAAAGCTCTCCTTCCGAAGAGACTGACAAAACGGAACCAGTTCCACAAGAAGCTACGGAATTGGATCTCCTAAAGGCGGAAAACTACGCCTTGAAAGCGGAACTGGAAACGCTCCGGTCGAAGTACAAAAAAATCTACTCGGTCCTGAAAAGCGGCGAGATGAAGGACAAAACCGAACTGCTGATTGAAATCGAAAAGCTGAAAAAGACTCGAGAGGACATGACTGCCGAAATGACCGCGCTCTATGCCCAACTGGAGCAGGAGAAGTCCAAGGTGAGCTCCACAGGGCACGAGAAGGGTAAGGAGAAGAGCTCCGGTCGAAAGTCGGTTCGTTTCGACGCTTCATCGGAAGTGCACAACGGTAAAGGCGAATGA
- the LOC110679010 gene encoding uncharacterized protein LOC110679010 yields MDATACIVCRTYGLGMIAIYHHPNELDKMFLFTTGIKVKDGDHLCVTCYDELKVAYRFKLKSVKNSTNEETLSDASASAEYHTSHAGETSKLGSNRDAVDRATPEPEDEPVENEVRCEVCRKTFKSVRLLQGHMMAYHQTEEALDVTKFFSIPL; encoded by the exons ATGGATGCCACTGCCTGCATAGTTTGCCGAACTTATGGACTCGGCATGATTGCCATTTATCACCATCCTAATGAACTggataaaatgtttttattcaCTACAGGAATCAAG GTAAAAGATGGAGATCATCTGTGCGTTACATGCTATGACGAATTGAAGGTAGCATACCGTTTTAAACTGAAATCTGTTAAGAACAGTACCAACGAAGAGACGCTATCAGATGCAAGTGCTAGTGCAGAATACCATACATCGCATGCAGGGGAAACTTCCAAGTTGGGTTCCAACCGTGATGCCGTGGATAGAGCCACCCCAGAACCAGAAGATGAACCTGTGGAAAATGAAGTTCGTTGCGAGGTATGCCGGAAAACGTTTAAAAGTGTACGTCTCCTGCAGGGGCACATGATGGCCTATCACCAGACAGAGGAAGCTCTGGATGTTACTAAATTTTTCAGCATTCCTCTGTAG